In one Bacillus sp. PK3_68 genomic region, the following are encoded:
- a CDS encoding MFS transporter has product MSSYNKSNRIDDEFIFSRLFVNANTWGWLADKVGYKKVLILSLSLITLFSFAFSFGTSLLVFVLIRFLAGIGHAGYPPSCSKGVAVNFSKEKRTFVQSLILSTNGLGGILAFIIGARLIDLNWHYAYYVLGIFFALSLLLVIFFVPNNIPAEKVKAVSKQVSFKSVICNRNVIILFIAMMIVNIAFYGNMSWLPSFLKGKFSLSISTVGTILAMNAIGGAAASLCAGVLLTKFNGKEKLLLMASSVLSSILFLGLVFSDSLALSIVFLYMLTFLLTLMFVGIFSWPHKILPEKVIGSSIGIVNTGGTLGGFIAPISFGALISMVGGSFSIVFISLAIAIFMCGFVVLTVKTEK; this is encoded by the coding sequence ATTTCATCTTACAACAAGTCAAACCGGATTGATGATGAGTTTATTTTTTCTCGGCTATTCGTTAATGCAAATACCTGGGGATGGCTAGCTGATAAGGTTGGTTATAAAAAGGTCTTAATCCTTTCTCTCTCGCTGATTACATTATTCTCATTTGCATTTAGCTTTGGTACAAGTTTACTCGTGTTTGTACTGATTCGGTTCTTAGCTGGTATAGGTCATGCAGGGTATCCGCCAAGTTGTTCGAAAGGGGTTGCGGTCAATTTCTCAAAAGAAAAACGAACCTTCGTCCAATCGCTCATTTTGTCAACAAACGGGCTTGGCGGCATTTTGGCGTTTATTATCGGGGCACGATTAATCGATCTAAACTGGCACTATGCTTACTATGTATTGGGCATATTCTTCGCTCTTTCGTTACTTTTAGTTATTTTCTTTGTGCCAAATAATATTCCGGCAGAAAAAGTGAAAGCGGTATCTAAACAAGTTAGTTTTAAATCTGTAATTTGTAATCGAAATGTTATTATTTTATTCATTGCCATGATGATTGTCAACATTGCCTTTTATGGAAATATGTCATGGCTGCCATCTTTCCTAAAAGGAAAATTTTCACTATCCATTAGTACAGTTGGAACAATTCTAGCAATGAATGCTATTGGGGGAGCGGCAGCATCCTTGTGTGCTGGTGTATTATTGACAAAGTTTAATGGGAAGGAAAAATTACTGCTCATGGCTTCTTCAGTGCTATCGTCCATATTGTTTCTTGGTTTAGTCTTTTCAGATTCATTGGCACTGTCTATCGTATTTTTATATATGCTTACATTTTTACTAACATTAATGTTTGTGGGGATCTTTTCCTGGCCGCATAAGATTTTGCCGGAAAAAGTGATTGGCTCATCCATTGGGATCGTCAATACTGGAGGGACGCTTGGCGGTTTTATTGCTCCGATCTCATTTGGGGCTTTAATTTCTATGGTAGGGGGCTCATTTTCGATCGTATTTATCAGCTTGGCGATAGCGATTTTTATGTGCGGTTTCGTTGTTCTTACCGTTAAAACAGAAAAATAA
- a CDS encoding helix-turn-helix domain-containing protein, protein MSEPVIEESYQISLQSIGHYSPHMHLGIEILLVIRGEIEVNINQDAYHLAENDLLLINANHVHTIKGIKDNVVLLLQIPLCSIERYYPDIHECYFNCHSSNEDNGLYLLFDQIHQLLAEILIAHYQKQDGSELEINSLIYKLVTLLIRNFKTTYLGNNQFIRMKDERIRGILTFIEKNYRKPISLEEIAKQQYLSLYYLSRYFKQEVGVSFSQYVKQVRLKSAVHELLYTDHTIIQIALNNGFPNAKAFNKAFKEMYQQKPAEYRNFHKKEHAEVEEVHQASDQYTLLKSPDFLLEISKYIPSNDKIIPSMEPVTSTIHIDIPQEPIFVREKACRLLVIGQLEYALHEEVQAELQLIQDLLQFEYIYFTNLFSPAFTITHPLLQTGGQFYQIHALFSRFRKLGLVPFIRVEFEKEVASSSDYIKMLAEFLQQSVHYFGSDFVGKWKFELVFTEWGETSGTFYQDFYQTIKKWAGAAKVGLHVPFSIETGITTPVISFLKQFSNECELICFTCNPNEQVDFTDMNNSTFEGVKDLLKKSCIDLKAKLYSAGLADRSIYLTNWNTLYGNTVNLSGSFFRSALIFKDMFDVMKEISGLGFWIDTHSLEENNQEYEHIAMNGIALLYYYQLKRPAFFNVQLMAKMNSQILVEGEGFVLTKGDQGYQLAIYNTSYVNPSYSVESFFLRSLTKEKRFVISGLTPGHYQIRKYILDRNNGAFYMNWINFQREHVIDQETITFLKHRTYPELQIYEENIDSVLYLQSTLTLNAFHLFEIKPLS, encoded by the coding sequence ATGTCTGAACCAGTAATAGAAGAATCTTATCAAATCAGTTTGCAAAGTATTGGCCATTACTCACCGCATATGCATTTAGGAATTGAAATTCTTCTCGTTATTAGAGGAGAAATTGAGGTTAACATCAATCAAGATGCCTACCATTTGGCAGAAAATGATCTCCTGCTTATTAATGCTAATCATGTCCACACCATAAAGGGGATTAAAGACAATGTAGTCTTATTGCTGCAAATTCCCCTATGTTCCATCGAGCGGTATTATCCAGATATTCATGAGTGTTATTTCAACTGCCATTCGTCCAATGAGGATAATGGGTTATATCTTCTATTTGATCAAATCCATCAACTCTTAGCGGAAATTCTGATCGCACATTATCAAAAACAGGATGGAAGTGAACTTGAAATCAATAGTCTGATATATAAGTTAGTCACACTTTTGATTCGGAATTTTAAAACGACCTATCTTGGAAATAATCAATTTATTAGAATGAAGGATGAAAGAATAAGGGGTATTCTAACTTTTATCGAAAAAAATTATCGCAAGCCTATATCATTAGAGGAAATCGCCAAACAGCAATATTTATCCCTTTACTATTTATCTCGTTATTTCAAGCAGGAGGTTGGCGTTAGTTTTTCGCAATATGTAAAACAAGTTCGATTGAAATCTGCTGTTCATGAGCTTTTATATACTGACCATACTATTATTCAAATTGCACTCAATAACGGTTTTCCCAATGCGAAGGCGTTTAACAAGGCTTTTAAAGAAATGTACCAGCAAAAGCCTGCTGAATATCGAAATTTTCATAAAAAAGAACATGCCGAGGTCGAGGAAGTACATCAAGCAAGTGACCAATATACATTGTTAAAATCGCCCGATTTTTTACTAGAAATCAGTAAGTATATTCCGTCAAATGATAAAATCATTCCGTCGATGGAACCAGTTACTTCGACGATACATATTGACATCCCGCAAGAGCCCATTTTTGTTCGGGAAAAAGCCTGCCGATTATTAGTGATTGGCCAACTGGAATATGCATTACATGAAGAGGTCCAAGCAGAATTGCAGCTTATTCAAGATCTGCTCCAATTTGAATATATCTATTTTACGAACCTATTTTCTCCCGCTTTTACGATTACGCACCCGCTATTGCAAACGGGAGGACAATTTTATCAGATTCATGCATTATTCAGCCGGTTTCGCAAGCTTGGTTTAGTGCCTTTCATCCGTGTTGAGTTTGAAAAGGAAGTGGCAAGCAGCTCCGATTATATCAAGATGTTAGCTGAATTTTTACAGCAAAGTGTTCATTATTTTGGCAGCGATTTTGTAGGAAAATGGAAGTTTGAATTAGTTTTCACGGAATGGGGTGAAACATCGGGCACTTTTTATCAAGATTTTTATCAAACTATAAAGAAATGGGCCGGCGCTGCAAAAGTTGGCCTTCATGTGCCATTTTCAATAGAAACGGGGATCACAACCCCTGTTATCAGCTTTTTAAAGCAATTCTCAAATGAATGCGAGCTGATCTGCTTCACCTGTAATCCGAACGAACAAGTTGATTTTACTGACATGAATAATAGTACCTTTGAAGGTGTAAAAGACCTTTTAAAGAAATCATGTATCGACTTGAAAGCAAAACTATATTCAGCGGGATTGGCAGACCGCTCCATTTACTTGACCAATTGGAATACGCTTTATGGAAATACTGTAAATTTAAGCGGCAGCTTCTTTCGTTCAGCTCTGATTTTTAAAGATATGTTTGATGTGATGAAAGAGATTTCGGGCTTGGGGTTTTGGATTGATACTCATTCATTAGAAGAAAATAATCAGGAGTATGAGCATATTGCCATGAATGGGATTGCTCTGCTTTATTATTATCAATTGAAACGTCCAGCTTTTTTTAACGTTCAATTAATGGCCAAAATGAACTCCCAGATTTTAGTGGAAGGAGAGGGGTTTGTTTTGACCAAGGGAGATCAGGGGTACCAATTGGCTATTTATAACACCTCCTACGTCAATCCTTCCTACTCGGTTGAAAGCTTCTTCTTACGCTCTTTAACGAAGGAAAAAAGGTTTGTGATTTCAGGACTGACCCCGGGGCATTATCAAATTCGTAAGTATATTTTGGACCGGAATAACGGTGCGTTTTATATGAATTGGATCAATTTTCAACGAGAACATGTCATTGATCAAGAAACCATTACGTTCTTGAAACACCGTACCTACCCTGAATTGCAAATCTATGAAGAAAATATTGATTCAGTCCTTTATTTACAATCGACCTTGACATTAAATGCCTTTCATCTTTTTGAGATTAAGCCGTTAAGTTAA
- a CDS encoding DEAD/DEAH box helicase, with amino-acid sequence MSKRSFNDYSLGDEIKRALAVLKYETPTEVQSEVIPRALENQDLVVKSQTGSGKTASFGIPVCEMIEWEEKKPQALILTPTRELAVQVREDLTNIGRFKRIKAMAVYGKEPFTKQKEELKQKTHIVVGTPGRVMDHIERETLTLDRINYLIIDEADEMLNMGFIDEVEAIIKKLPLNRVTMVFSATLPKDVENLCHKYMKTPINIQIASTGITTSTIEHSVIEVKEEEKISLLKNVTVVENPDSCIIFCRTKEHVDTVFAELEEFNYSCEKLHGGLEQKDRFAVMDGFKMGNFRYLVATDVAARGIDVDNVTLVINYDVPMEKESYVHRTGRTGRAGNKGKAIMFATPYEDKFLKAIEKYIGFEIPVREAPTRQEVAGGKNAFEEKISGRRVVKNNKTARINKDIMKLHFNGGKKKKLRAVDFVGTIAKIPGVTADDIGIITIQDNLSYVDILNGKGSLVLQAMEETTIKGKKLKVSKAIK; translated from the coding sequence ATGAGCAAAAGAAGTTTCAATGATTATAGTTTAGGCGATGAAATAAAAAGAGCTCTTGCTGTGTTAAAATATGAAACGCCCACAGAGGTTCAAAGCGAAGTCATACCAAGAGCATTGGAAAATCAGGATCTTGTAGTGAAATCTCAAACGGGCAGTGGCAAGACGGCATCCTTTGGTATTCCTGTTTGCGAGATGATTGAATGGGAGGAAAAAAAGCCCCAGGCATTAATTCTTACGCCAACTCGGGAGCTTGCCGTTCAAGTTCGAGAGGATTTAACAAATATCGGTAGATTTAAAAGAATTAAAGCCATGGCGGTTTACGGCAAAGAACCTTTTACAAAACAAAAAGAAGAGTTAAAACAAAAAACCCATATAGTCGTCGGCACACCTGGGCGTGTGATGGATCATATTGAGAGAGAAACATTAACTTTAGACCGAATAAACTACCTTATTATAGATGAAGCTGATGAAATGCTTAACATGGGTTTTATCGACGAAGTAGAAGCTATAATAAAAAAACTCCCTTTAAATAGAGTAACGATGGTATTTTCCGCTACATTGCCTAAAGATGTTGAAAATCTCTGCCATAAATATATGAAAACTCCTATTAATATTCAGATTGCTTCTACGGGGATTACTACGAGTACGATTGAACATAGTGTAATTGAAGTGAAAGAAGAAGAAAAGATTTCATTGCTTAAAAACGTTACAGTTGTCGAAAACCCGGATAGCTGTATTATCTTCTGCAGAACTAAAGAACATGTCGACACAGTGTTTGCCGAATTGGAAGAATTCAACTATTCTTGTGAAAAACTCCACGGAGGACTAGAACAGAAAGATCGATTTGCGGTTATGGATGGCTTCAAAATGGGGAATTTTCGTTATCTCGTGGCGACCGATGTGGCGGCTAGAGGAATCGATGTTGATAATGTAACACTTGTGATCAATTATGACGTTCCGATGGAAAAAGAGAGCTATGTTCACCGAACAGGCAGAACCGGGCGTGCTGGTAATAAAGGAAAAGCAATTATGTTTGCAACTCCTTATGAAGACAAATTTCTTAAAGCAATTGAAAAATACATTGGCTTTGAAATACCTGTAAGGGAAGCACCGACGCGGCAGGAGGTAGCCGGAGGAAAAAACGCTTTTGAGGAAAAAATCAGTGGTCGCCGGGTCGTGAAAAACAATAAAACTGCCCGAATAAACAAGGATATCATGAAACTCCATTTCAACGGCGGGAAAAAGAAGAAGCTTCGAGCTGTAGACTTTGTTGGAACGATTGCGAAAATTCCTGGAGTAACAGCAGATGATATTGGTATTATTACCATTCAGGATAATTTATCCTATGTTGATATTCTTAATGGGAAAGGATCATTAGTCTTACAAGCTATGGAAGAAACAACTATCAAAGGCAAGAAGCTTAAAGTTAGCAAGGCAATTAAGTGA
- a CDS encoding NAD(P)/FAD-dependent oxidoreductase: MTQKWDIVIVGGGLAGYVAANYLTKANLSILLVEKGKNIGGRARTNKVNQQYLNLGPHALYKKGKAKSILKELGISLSGKSPKLGGILIENNIEYAAPFSPLELFTTILLNGKERMEWIAVLLKVMSINPENLAEQTFQQWVMHVGNSEKVRSLLYILGRLATYCHAPEMVSAKVIVSNMKNAMGGVLYLDGGWQTIIDQLHNKAIILGVQVQSHTLVKQIDPAQQDQFKLTLSNDEEIHAKYVICTTGPHELNEMLNEKVNPYQNSFFTQITAVRGATLDLALTQLPNPRRLFAMGITDPLYYSVHSNYARLSDDTKSTVLHVFKYHHPDDQIDRTSIKYELEQFLDRLQPGWQKYVITRRFIPNITVNQRLPQIGDEHKLQRSKTEIPGLYIAGDWASPNSILADGAVSSGKQAAEEIILNEKEKNSANYQRRLPTF; the protein is encoded by the coding sequence ATGACCCAAAAATGGGATATTGTTATAGTTGGTGGTGGATTAGCAGGTTATGTTGCAGCTAATTATTTAACTAAAGCCAATTTATCTATATTACTAGTAGAAAAAGGAAAAAATATTGGCGGCAGGGCTAGAACAAACAAGGTGAATCAACAGTATTTGAATCTAGGCCCGCATGCTCTTTATAAAAAAGGAAAAGCCAAGTCTATTCTCAAAGAATTAGGTATTAGTCTTAGTGGAAAATCACCCAAATTAGGCGGAATATTAATTGAAAACAATATCGAATATGCTGCCCCATTTTCTCCTTTGGAACTATTTACAACAATCCTTTTGAATGGGAAAGAACGTATGGAATGGATCGCGGTTTTGTTGAAAGTAATGAGTATAAATCCTGAAAATTTAGCAGAGCAAACATTCCAACAATGGGTTATGCACGTAGGCAACTCTGAAAAAGTTAGATCATTACTATATATACTTGGCAGACTTGCAACATATTGTCATGCTCCTGAAATGGTGAGCGCCAAAGTAATAGTATCGAATATGAAGAATGCTATGGGAGGCGTCCTTTATCTAGATGGCGGCTGGCAAACGATCATTGACCAACTTCACAATAAAGCAATCATCTTAGGTGTTCAGGTCCAATCACATACTCTTGTTAAACAAATTGATCCCGCCCAACAGGATCAATTTAAACTAACTCTGTCTAACGACGAAGAAATTCACGCGAAGTATGTAATTTGTACAACTGGCCCTCATGAACTTAATGAAATGTTAAACGAAAAGGTTAATCCTTATCAAAACAGCTTTTTTACCCAGATAACAGCTGTAAGAGGGGCAACGTTAGATCTGGCTTTAACACAGCTTCCTAACCCAAGGCGATTATTCGCCATGGGTATCACAGATCCCCTTTATTATTCGGTACATTCAAATTATGCTCGCCTTTCTGATGACACAAAAAGTACAGTTCTTCATGTATTTAAATATCATCACCCAGATGATCAAATTGATAGAACAAGTATTAAATACGAGCTTGAACAATTCTTAGATAGACTACAGCCAGGTTGGCAGAAATATGTGATTACAAGACGATTTATTCCTAACATTACGGTGAACCAGCGCTTACCCCAAATAGGAGATGAGCACAAGCTACAGCGTTCTAAAACAGAAATTCCGGGATTATATATAGCAGGAGACTGGGCTTCCCCTAACTCCATTTTGGCAGATGGAGCAGTCAGCAGTGGAAAACAAGCAGCTGAAGAAATCATTTTAAACGAGAAGGAGAAAAATAGTGCAAATTACCAAAGAAGATTACCAACTTTTTAA
- a CDS encoding RNA polymerase sigma-70 factor produces the protein MQITKEDYQLFKPLLFSIGYRMLGSVVEAEDIVQETFLRAYQVSEENIKIKKAYLCKIMTNLCLDVLKSARYRREHYVGPWNPEPLLIERLQAFDPPEMLIQKEGLSIAYLRIMEHLAPDERAILLLREVFDFPYPEIANIIEKKEENCRKIFSRAKQKISRVEGESLNYEKNKLMINRFIEAFEMQNKDALLELISENVTLFSDGGGKATAAVRPIVSFSNVLALLYGVIKKAPEDFYIEVKNVNCQPAVVIYMNGKIQSILSFYISNEKIVEMYITMNPDKLPIH, from the coding sequence GTGCAAATTACCAAAGAAGATTACCAACTTTTTAAACCATTGTTGTTTTCAATAGGTTATCGGATGTTAGGTTCAGTAGTGGAAGCAGAAGATATTGTCCAAGAAACTTTTCTAAGAGCTTACCAAGTAAGTGAGGAAAACATAAAGATTAAGAAAGCATATCTCTGTAAAATAATGACGAACCTCTGTCTTGATGTATTAAAGTCTGCACGGTACAGACGAGAACATTATGTGGGACCATGGAATCCCGAGCCATTATTAATAGAAAGATTACAGGCCTTTGATCCACCCGAAATGCTTATACAAAAAGAAGGATTAAGTATTGCCTATTTACGAATAATGGAGCATCTGGCACCAGATGAACGAGCAATCCTCCTTTTAAGAGAGGTATTTGATTTCCCTTACCCAGAGATTGCTAACATCATTGAAAAGAAAGAAGAAAATTGCAGAAAAATTTTTAGCAGGGCTAAACAAAAGATCTCACGTGTGGAAGGTGAAAGCTTAAACTATGAGAAGAATAAGTTAATGATTAATCGCTTTATAGAAGCATTTGAAATGCAAAATAAGGATGCCTTATTAGAACTTATATCTGAAAATGTCACACTATTTTCTGATGGCGGCGGAAAAGCCACGGCTGCTGTACGTCCAATCGTATCTTTCTCCAACGTTTTAGCCTTATTGTACGGAGTCATAAAAAAGGCCCCTGAAGACTTTTATATTGAAGTTAAAAACGTCAATTGTCAACCAGCAGTCGTGATATACATGAATGGTAAGATTCAAAGTATCCTTAGCTTTTATATTAGTAATGAAAAAATAGTGGAAATGTATATAACAATGAACCCAGATAAATTACCTATTCATTAA
- a CDS encoding CxxH/CxxC protein, translated as MIYCCQEHTELALDIIVDEYETAPKIEKLEGEKRSCEYCQNEAEYVVAN; from the coding sequence ATGATTTATTGCTGTCAAGAACATACAGAGCTAGCACTGGATATTATCGTAGATGAATATGAAACGGCTCCGAAAATTGAAAAGCTAGAAGGCGAAAAGCGCTCGTGTGAATATTGTCAAAACGAGGCAGAATATGTAGTAGCAAACTAA
- a CDS encoding trypsin-like peptidase domain-containing protein, with amino-acid sequence MGYYDDGRADGRYQRGPRKSGYFLASLAGIIIGALLVILALPKLADYDVLPNEQQSENVQIEPNKEQPKGQNVSLNVTTDVTKAVDKAQDAVVGITNIQSGSFWEGESNQPAGTGSGVIYKKAGDKAYIVTNNHVVQGAQQLEVTLADGTKVPAKLRGTDIWSDLAVIEIDARSVKKVAEFGDSDALKIGEPVIAIGNPLGLEFSGSVTQGVISGLERAIPVDINNDGQVDWQAEVLQTDAAINPGNSGGALVNIAGQVVGINSMKIAEQSVEGIGLSIPINFAKPIINSLETQGKMVRPAMGVTLRNVNEVPAYHQQETLKLPKNITDGAMVEQVYPNTPAAKAGLQEFDVIVQLDDQKVHDILELRKYMYTKKKVGDKMVVHFYRDGKLHQETTTLTTEGSM; translated from the coding sequence TTGGGCTATTATGATGATGGCAGAGCTGATGGTCGATATCAGCGAGGCCCTAGAAAGAGCGGCTACTTCCTAGCCAGCTTGGCCGGAATTATTATAGGGGCACTGCTTGTAATTTTAGCGCTTCCTAAGCTGGCCGATTATGATGTATTACCAAACGAACAACAAAGTGAAAACGTTCAAATTGAACCGAATAAGGAGCAGCCAAAAGGCCAAAATGTTTCGCTTAACGTCACCACAGATGTGACGAAAGCCGTTGATAAAGCACAGGATGCAGTCGTCGGAATTACAAATATTCAATCCGGTAGCTTCTGGGAAGGTGAATCTAACCAGCCGGCCGGGACAGGTTCTGGTGTTATCTATAAAAAAGCCGGTGACAAAGCCTACATAGTCACGAATAATCACGTTGTCCAAGGTGCACAGCAGCTTGAAGTTACATTGGCAGACGGAACGAAAGTCCCTGCAAAACTTCGTGGAACAGATATTTGGAGTGACTTAGCCGTTATTGAAATTGACGCAAGAAGTGTAAAGAAAGTAGCGGAATTTGGTGACTCAGACGCATTGAAAATTGGAGAACCAGTTATTGCTATCGGAAATCCGCTCGGTCTGGAATTTTCCGGATCAGTGACACAGGGAGTCATCTCAGGGCTGGAGCGTGCCATCCCAGTTGATATTAATAATGATGGGCAAGTTGATTGGCAGGCGGAAGTACTCCAGACAGATGCGGCCATCAATCCGGGTAACAGCGGAGGGGCCCTTGTGAATATTGCCGGACAGGTTGTCGGCATTAACTCTATGAAAATTGCCGAGCAGTCGGTAGAAGGAATTGGATTATCGATCCCCATTAATTTTGCTAAACCAATTATCAATAGTTTAGAAACGCAAGGAAAAATGGTTCGTCCGGCGATGGGCGTAACGCTCAGAAATGTAAATGAAGTACCAGCATATCATCAGCAGGAAACATTGAAGCTCCCAAAAAATATTACAGATGGGGCAATGGTCGAGCAGGTGTATCCAAATACACCGGCTGCAAAAGCTGGACTGCAGGAATTTGACGTTATTGTGCAGCTCGACGATCAAAAGGTACATGATATTTTAGAGCTTCGTAAGTATATGTATACAAAGAAAAAGGTCGGCGACAAAATGGTCGTGCATTTTTATCGAGATGGAAAACTGCACCAAGAGACAACGACACTCACTACTGAGGGGTCTATGTAA
- a CDS encoding MBL fold metallo-hydrolase, whose product MTLRFSVLASGSTGNAFYVETEDQAFLVDAGLSGKQMEGLFASIDREIKNLTGILVTHEHSDHIKGLGVLARKYKLPIYANEKTWQAMDKLTGNIDTEQKFTFDMETVQSFGNLDIESFGVSHDAAEPMFYVFHHEGRKLALITDTGYVSDRMKGVINNADAYVFESNHDVQMLRVGRYPWNIKRRILGDFGHVSNEDAAVAMSDVIGDRTKRIYLAHLSQDNNMKDLAKMSVTQTLEMKDMPVGEQFELLHTDPKVPTVLTEL is encoded by the coding sequence ATGACTTTGCGTTTTAGCGTTCTGGCAAGCGGTAGTACAGGAAATGCTTTCTACGTGGAAACGGAAGATCAGGCGTTTTTAGTAGATGCCGGATTAAGCGGCAAACAAATGGAAGGGCTGTTTGCATCCATTGACCGCGAAATTAAAAACTTGACGGGCATTCTCGTAACACATGAACATAGTGACCATATTAAAGGGCTAGGTGTGCTAGCTAGAAAGTATAAACTGCCGATTTATGCAAATGAAAAGACGTGGCAGGCAATGGACAAGCTGACGGGAAATATTGATACGGAACAGAAATTTACATTTGATATGGAAACGGTGCAAAGCTTTGGGAATTTGGATATTGAGTCATTCGGTGTGTCTCATGATGCAGCCGAACCAATGTTTTATGTTTTCCACCATGAAGGCAGGAAGCTGGCATTAATTACAGATACAGGCTATGTCAGCGATCGGATGAAAGGCGTGATTAACAATGCGGATGCCTACGTATTTGAAAGCAATCACGACGTTCAAATGCTGCGTGTAGGTCGGTATCCGTGGAATATTAAGCGCCGCATTTTAGGCGACTTTGGCCATGTATCTAATGAAGATGCTGCCGTTGCTATGAGCGATGTAATCGGGGACCGGACAAAGCGTATTTATCTCGCCCATTTGAGCCAGGATAATAATATGAAAGATTTAGCAAAAATGAGTGTGACACAAACGCTTGAAATGAAGGATATGCCGGTCGGAGAGCAATTTGAGCTCTTACACACCGATCCGAAAGTGCCAACTGTATTAACAGAGCTTTAA
- the yycI gene encoding two-component system regulatory protein YycI, producing MDWSKTKTIFITVFLILDIFLLAVFLNKHSASQFEFIKEASIEDKLKSYNIEYGKLPEEVSEETILTAKTKSFTKKEVSLLQNQTVKFPDNQTVLESHLQKPIKLGEKKLEDLKAFVETEVIFGDQYQYWELDSEKNTAIFYQHYKDKKLFEIKNGRLEVQLNSNNEIIGYKQTMLEDLKENGQEESIISAHQAIQTLYKNGLIKPNSKISDVELGYYTFVHLTELQVLTPTWYFKIKNGEKTEKMFVNAFDGSIYKNEENS from the coding sequence ATGGATTGGAGTAAAACAAAAACAATCTTCATTACTGTTTTCCTCATTTTGGACATCTTCCTTCTAGCCGTGTTTCTTAATAAGCATAGTGCCAGCCAATTTGAATTTATTAAGGAAGCTTCAATTGAAGATAAATTAAAATCTTACAATATTGAATATGGAAAATTACCCGAAGAAGTAAGCGAAGAAACGATTCTCACGGCAAAAACAAAAAGCTTTACCAAAAAAGAGGTCAGTCTCTTGCAGAACCAGACGGTTAAGTTTCCGGACAATCAAACTGTTTTAGAAAGCCATCTGCAAAAGCCAATCAAGCTGGGTGAGAAGAAGCTGGAAGACCTTAAAGCATTTGTTGAAACAGAGGTTATTTTCGGTGATCAATATCAATACTGGGAGCTTGATAGCGAAAAAAATACGGCTATTTTTTATCAGCACTATAAGGATAAGAAGCTGTTTGAAATTAAAAATGGCAGGCTTGAAGTTCAGTTGAACAGCAATAACGAAATTATCGGCTATAAGCAGACCATGTTGGAGGACCTGAAAGAGAATGGTCAAGAGGAGAGTATTATATCTGCCCACCAGGCCATTCAAACGCTTTATAAAAATGGTTTAATTAAGCCTAACAGCAAAATTTCTGATGTAGAGCTCGGTTATTACACTTTTGTACATTTGACGGAACTACAAGTATTGACACCTACTTGGTACTTTAAAATTAAAAACGGCGAAAAAACAGAAAAAATGTTTGTAAATGCTTTTGACGGATCGATCTATAAGAATGAGGAAAACAGCTGA